The following coding sequences are from one uncultured Bacteroides sp. window:
- a CDS encoding GDP-L-fucose synthase codes for MDKKAKIYVAGHRGLVGSAIWNNLKSKGYTNLVGRTHRELNLLDGVAVRHFFDEEQPEYVILAAAHVGGIMANSLYRADFIYMNLQIQQNVIGESFRHSVKKLLFLGSTCIYPRDAEQPMKEDALLTSPLEYTNEPYAIAKIAGLKMCESFNLQYGTNYIAVMPTNLYGPNDNFDLERSHVLPAMIRKIHLAHCLKEGNWDAVCKDMNLRPVEGINGENSKEEILAILKKYGISDTEVLLWGTGAPLREFLWSEEMADASVFVMEHVDFKDTYREGEKDIRNCHINIGTGKEISIKQLAELIVTTVGYRGKLTFDSSKPDGTMRKLTDPSKLHALGWQHKIEIEEGVRKMYDWYLS; via the coding sequence ATGGATAAGAAAGCAAAAATATATGTGGCAGGACATCGCGGATTGGTGGGTTCTGCTATTTGGAATAATCTGAAGAGTAAGGGGTATACTAATCTAGTGGGGCGTACCCATAGAGAGTTGAACTTGCTCGATGGGGTGGCTGTACGTCATTTCTTTGACGAGGAGCAACCTGAATATGTAATTCTTGCAGCTGCGCATGTGGGAGGAATCATGGCCAACAGTTTGTATCGGGCGGATTTTATCTATATGAATTTGCAGATTCAGCAGAATGTGATAGGAGAGAGTTTCCGTCATAGCGTGAAGAAATTACTTTTCTTAGGTAGTACATGTATCTATCCTCGTGATGCGGAACAACCGATGAAAGAGGATGCGCTACTTACTTCTCCACTGGAATATACGAATGAACCTTATGCAATTGCTAAAATTGCGGGATTGAAAATGTGTGAGAGCTTCAACTTGCAATATGGAACGAACTATATTGCGGTGATGCCAACGAACTTATATGGTCCGAATGATAACTTTGATTTGGAACGTAGTCATGTTCTACCTGCTATGATCCGTAAGATTCATCTGGCTCATTGCTTGAAAGAGGGCAATTGGGATGCAGTATGCAAAGATATGAATCTGCGTCCTGTAGAGGGTATCAACGGAGAGAACAGCAAGGAAGAGATTTTGGCTATTTTGAAAAAGTACGGCATTAGCGACACGGAAGTGTTGTTGTGGGGTACGGGTGCACCTTTACGTGAGTTCCTATGGAGTGAGGAGATGGCAGATGCCAGTGTGTTCGTGATGGAGCATGTGGACTTTAAAGATACATATCGCGAAGGAGAAAAGGATATTCGTAATTGCCACATCAACATTGGCACAGGCAAGGAGATCAGCATAAAGCAACTTGCGGAACTGATTGTAACTACTGTGGGATACCGGGGCAAGCTGACGTTTGACAGCAGTAAACCCGATGGAACGATGCGTAAATTGACTGATCCTTCTAAATTGCATGCTTTAGGTTGGCAGCATAAGATAGAAATTGAAGAGGGTGTCAGAAAAATGTATGACTGGTACTTGTCTTAA
- a CDS encoding nuclear transport factor 2 family protein: protein MSAPKEVLKKFIDAFNEADVDAIIELYDENAVNHQVANEPIVGKAAIKEMFIKEFAQAKMICIVENIFEDAQWAIMEWRDPLGLRGCGFFQVVNNKIIFQRGYWDKLSFLKQHNLPLE, encoded by the coding sequence ATGTCAGCTCCAAAAGAAGTTTTAAAGAAGTTTATTGACGCTTTCAACGAGGCAGATGTAGACGCTATTATTGAGCTATATGATGAAAATGCGGTTAATCATCAAGTAGCAAACGAACCTATTGTTGGGAAAGCAGCCATTAAAGAGATGTTTATAAAAGAATTTGCTCAAGCAAAGATGATTTGTATTGTAGAAAATATTTTTGAAGACGCTCAATGGGCCATAATGGAATGGCGTGATCCGTTAGGTTTACGAGGATGTGGCTTTTTCCAAGTGGTCAATAACAAAATCATATTTCAAAGAGGGTATTGGGATAAATTATCATTCTTAAAACAGCATAATTTACCTTTAGAGTGA